The following are encoded in a window of Panthera leo isolate Ple1 chromosome B2, P.leo_Ple1_pat1.1, whole genome shotgun sequence genomic DNA:
- the GJE1 gene encoding putative gap junction epsilon-1 protein codes for MSLNYIKNFYEGCVKPPTVIGQFHTLFFGSVRMFFLGVLGFAVYGNEALHFSCDPDKREINLFCYNQFRPITPQVFWALQLVIVLVPGAIFHLYAACKSINQECILQKPVYTVIYILSVLLRISLEVIAFWLQIHLFGFQVKPLYLCDAGSFGGKFTIIKCMVPEHFEKTIFLIAMYTFTVITVVLCVAEIFEIIFRRLCFLIRQ; via the exons ATGTCTCTAAATTACATCAAAAACTTCTATGAAGGATGT GTGAAGCCTCCAACTGTGATTGGTCAATTCCACACCCTATTCTTTGGATCAGTAAGAATGTTCTTCCTTGGTGTGTTAGGCTTTGCGGTCTATGGGAATGAGGCTTTGCACTTCAGTTGTGATCcagacaaaagagaaataaacctcTTCTGTTATAATCAGTTCAGGCCAATCACTCCACAG GTGTTCTGGGCGTTACAACTAGTGATCGTCCTGGTTCCTGGCGCTATTTTCCATCTTTATGCTGCATGTAAAAGCATCAATCAAGAATGCATTCTTCAAAAGCCTGTCTACACTGTGATTTATATCCTCTCTGTTTTATTAAGAATTAGTCTAGAGGTGATAGCATTTTGGCTTCAGATTCACCTCTTTGGTTTCCAAGTTAAACCTCTCTACTTGTGTGATGCTGGATCTTTTGGGGGAAAATTTACTATTATAAAATGCATGGTGCCAGAACACTTTGAGAAGACCATTTTTCTCATTGCAATGTATACATTTACTGTAATTACAGTAGTATTATGTGTTGCTGAAATTTTTGAAATCATATTTAGAAGATTATGCTTTCTAATTAGGCAATGA